From the Garra rufa chromosome 17, GarRuf1.0, whole genome shotgun sequence genome, one window contains:
- the syt11a gene encoding synaptotagmin-11a: protein MITAKPSDFKMAEITNLKPTYDVSPVLAGFLGAGVLVVSVTVAVFLWTCCQRRYRQMTGAYKLTSGPYDPPVDPPYKFIHMLKGISIYPETLSNNKKIVRVGRRSGSNSLLKEWGRGSRNGDVLLVDADPEGGTSHLQMNHLVPPMGPPRLERALPIRADYCCMESSSGSSSEAPSKTASPHCLDSPSLGTLSLAIDYNFPKKALVVTIVGVQGLPAVDEQAGSSDPYVKMTILPEKKHRVKTRVLRKTLEPVFDETFTFYGIPYSSLNELTLHFLVLSFDRFARDDVIGEAVVPLEGVDPSTGRAHITQQISKRNTQCDSRGELLVSLSYQPVTHRLNVVVLKAKHLPTMDITGLSGNPYVKVNVFYGRKRIAKKKTHVKKCTLNPVFNESFIYDVPAELMPDISVEFLVIDFDRTTKNEVVGRLVLGGQSPIPSGVTHWREVCDNPRRQIAKWHNLIEY from the exons ATGTGTCCCCAGTGCTTGCGGGTTTTCTGGGTGCGGGGGTCTTGGTCGTCTCCGTGACGGTGGCCGTTTTCTTGTGGACATGCTGTCAGCGGCGATATCGTCAAATGACAGGTGCGTACAAGCTGACCAGCGGCCCCTACGACCCACCCGTTGACCCCCCTTACAAGTTCATCCACATGCTCAAAGGCATCAGCATCTACCCCGAGACCCTCAGCAACAACAAGAAGATTGTACGGGTGGGCCGGCGCTCAGGATCAAACTCTTTGTTGAAAGAATGGGGTCGTGGGTCCCGAAACGGTGACGTGCTACTTGTGGATGCTGATCCTGAGGGTGGTACCTCACACCTACAGATGAACCACCTGGTACCGCCCATGGGACCTCCCAGACTGGAAAGGGCGCTGCCCATTCGGGCTGATTACTGCTGTATGGAAAGCAGCTCAGGAAGCAGCAGCGAAGCACCCAGTAAGACGGCGTCGCCCCACTGTCTCGACTCCCCCTCTCTGGGCACGCTCAGTTTGGCCATCGACTACAACTTCCCCAAGAAGGCCCTCGTCGTGACTATCGTGGGAGTGCAGGGGCTCCCAGCAGTGGACGAACAGGCGGGCAGTTCCGACCCCTATGTGAAGATGACCATCCTGCCAGAGAAGAAGCACCGGGTGAAGACACGTGTCTTGAGGAAGACTCTGGAGCCCGTGTTTGATGAGACGTTCACCTTCTACGGCATCCCGTACAGCTCGCTGAACGAGCTTACGCTGCACTTCCTGGTGCTCAGCTTTGATCGCTTTGCAAGGGATGATGTCATCGGGGAGGCTGTGGTACCGTTGGAGGGTGTGGATCCCAGCACGGGACGGGCGCACATCACTCAGCAAATCAGCAAGAGGAACACACAG TGTGACAGTCGTGGAGAGTTGCTGGTCTCTCTGTCTTACCAACCTGTTACTCACAGGCTTAATGTGGTAGTCCTTAAGGCCAAACACCTTCCAACCATGGACATCACTGGCCTATCAGGCA ACCCTTATGTTAAAGTGAACGTCTTCTACGGCCGCAAGCGCATAGCCAAGAAGAAGACCCATGTCAAGAAATGCACACTCAATCCCGTTTTCAATGAATCATTTATCTACGATGTTCCCGCTGAGCTAATGCCGGACATCTCTGTGGAGTTTCTGGTCATCGATTTTGACCGCACCACAAAGAATGAGGTCGTGGGTCGTCTGGTTCTGGGAGGTCAGAGCCCCATTCCATCAGGGGTGACTCACTGGAGGGAAGTCTGTGACAACCCAAGGCGGCAGATTGCCAAGTGGCATAACCTTATAGAGTACTAG